From Saccopteryx leptura isolate mSacLep1 chromosome 3, mSacLep1_pri_phased_curated, whole genome shotgun sequence, one genomic window encodes:
- the LOC136397941 gene encoding DNA-directed RNA polymerase III subunit RPC10-like translates to MLLFCSGCGNGLIVEKGQHCHHSTCNTCAFVHNITHKVANWKYPKLNEVDDVLGGAASWENADSTAELCPRCEHPRACFMQLQTRSADQPMTTFHKCYDAQCGHCWRD, encoded by the coding sequence ATGTTGCTCTTCTGCTCGGGTTGCGGGAATGGGCTGATCGTGGAGAAGGGACAGCACTGCCACCATTCCACCTGCAACACCTGCGCCTTTGTGCACAACATCACCCACAAGGTAGCAAATTGGAAGTATCCAAAGCTGAACGAAGTAGATGATGTGCTTGGTGGAGCAGCCTCCTGGGAGAATGCTGACTCTACTGCAGAGCTATGTCCCAGATGTGAGCATCCTCGTGCCTGTTTCATGCAGCTTCAGACCCGCTCTGCAGATCAGCCAATGACCACCTTCCACAAGTGCTACGATGCTCAGTGTGGCCACTGCTGGAGGGACTAG